ACCTTGCCGCCCCACATTTCCTTCAGCTTTTCGATCTTGCCCCAGTCGAGCGAGGGGTCGAATTGCTCGGCCGTCCAGGCGCCCAACGAAGACGCGTCGGAAATGCCTTCGACGTGGCCGACGATATTGCCGAACTCGCGGCGCTTGGCGCCCAGCATTTCGATGCCCCAAGCCCATTTCGTCATCAGGTTGGCGATGGTCTTGGGTGTCAGTTTCGGTGGTGCGGAAAGACCGTTTTTCAGGTCCTTGTGGCGCTGCCCAAGGATCTGAAGGTCCAGCGTGATCACCAGCGCCGAACATTTGGCCGCCTTGGCACGTTCGATCAGGCGCCGCACGTAATCCTCGTCTTTCATGGTATATAGCTGGAACCAGAAGGGTTTGGTGGTCGCCTCCGCCACGTCCTCGATCGAGTTGATCGACATTGTCGACAGGGTAAAGGGCACACCAAAGGCCTCGGCGGCGCGGGCGGCTTTGATTTCACCATCGGCATGCTGCATGCCGGTCAGGCCGACGGGCGCCAGTGCCACGGGCATCGCAACGTCCTGGCCGATCATTTGGCTGGCGGTGGAGCGGCCGGACATATCAACGGCCACGCGCTGGCGCAGGCGGATCTGTTCAAAATCCGAGGTGTTCTCGCGGAACGTCTGCTCGGTCCAGCTGCCGCTTTCGGCGTAGTCGTAAAACATCCGGGGAACGCGGCGTTCGTAGATGCGCTTCAGGTCGTTGATATTGGTGATAACAGGCACCGGTTCGTCCTCGCCCTAGTGGTGGTCAGGATTGTTTACCAATTTCACCCTGCTGGCGCAATGATGGCCTGCGCAAATTGTCTGTCGGTAAAATTTTACGGTATATTTATTGTAGAAAACCTATAGGTTTCAAAACAAGACGTCGAAATCTTGCAGGGTAGCCGTATTTCTGGCGCCATTTGAGGCCGGCTCAGGGCGGTGTCTGTATGGGTTTGGGCGATTATTGAAACGTACGAACCGATTGAGGCATGTCATTTCGACAGTGAACCGCAATTCCGAACCCAGGTTGCCCGCAACAGCAACAACTGCCGATCTGCGCCTTGCACTTGAGCAGGAACGGGCCGCTCGGCAGGAGGCCGAAGCGGCCAACCAGGCCAAGTCGGCCTTCCTGGCAGTGATGAGCCATGAAATCAGGACGCCGTTGAACGGCGTTCTGGGCATGGCCGAGGTGCTGGCCGACAGCGGCATGCGCGAGGATCAGAAACAGGCGCTTGATACCATCGCTGACAGCGGCAATCTGTTGCTGACCATCGTCAATGACATTCTGGATCTCTCCAAGGTCGAAGCGGGTAAGCTTGAACTGGAGATGATGCCAACCTGCGTGACTGAGGTATTTCACTCCCTCTGCCGCCAGTTTCGCCCCCGGGTCGAAGCAAAGGGCCTGTCCTTTACCAGCGTGCTGAGCGGGCTGATGGCCCGCGAAGAGGTCTGGGCTGAACTGGATCCGACGCGGCTTACTCAGGTTTTGGGCAATCTTCTGGCCAATGCGCTGAAGTTCACTTCCGAAGGGGCCGTAACCTTTACCGTGCATGCGCGGGAGGTAACAAACGGCTGTGTGGCGCTGGATTTCAGAATCCGCGATACCGGCAGTGGCATCCACGCGGCGCAGCACAAGAAACTATTCAGTCCCTTTGCTCAGGCCGAGGTCAGCGTGAACCGGCTGCATGGCGGGACCGGGCTGGGGCTGGTGGTGGCGCAGCAGATCTGCCGGGAAATGGGCGGCGGGATCGATTTCACCAGTGCAGCCGGGGAGGGCAGCGAATTCCATGTCTCACTGGTGTTGCAAAGCACCGAACCCAGTGCGGAGGATCCGGCGCAGGACGAACTGGACTGGAGCAATGAGGTGTTGCAGCGTCACCGCTGGCGGGTTCTGGCGGCTGAGGACAATCTGACCAATCAACTGGTCCTGCGCCACCTGCTGAAGGAGTTCGATCTGGATCTGACCATTCTGCCGGATGGCGCCGAGCTCTGTGCGCTCTGGCGGGCGGGTGGCGCTGATCTGATCCTGATGGACGTGAACATGCCCGTTATGGACGGTGTTGCCGCAACCAGTGAGATCCGCCGCGCCGAACGTGAAGAGGGGTGTGCGCCGGTGCCGATCATTGCCATTTCGGCCAATGCGATGGCGCATCAGATCGAGGGCTATCTGGCGCAGGGCATGACGGCGCATGTGGCCAAACCAACCCGCAAATCCGACCTTGTTGCGGCAATGGCGCGCGCGCTTGCCGGGAGCAGCCTGCCCTGACCTACCTGATCCGCAAACGCGGATCAGGTTGTTGTTCTGAAGGAGGCGTCAGGCGGCGTGGGCGCCATCCGACAGCGATTTCACAAAGGCCAGAACTTCTTCCACCGGTTTTCCGGCTGCGATCTGGCTGACGATGGCGCTGCCGACTACGGCACCGTCCGAAATCGACGCGATATTGCGCGCCTTTTCCGGGGTATTGA
This genomic stretch from Phaeobacter gallaeciensis harbors:
- a CDS encoding alpha-hydroxy acid oxidase; this translates as MPVITNINDLKRIYERRVPRMFYDYAESGSWTEQTFRENTSDFEQIRLRQRVAVDMSGRSTASQMIGQDVAMPVALAPVGLTGMQHADGEIKAARAAEAFGVPFTLSTMSINSIEDVAEATTKPFWFQLYTMKDEDYVRRLIERAKAAKCSALVITLDLQILGQRHKDLKNGLSAPPKLTPKTIANLMTKWAWGIEMLGAKRREFGNIVGHVEGISDASSLGAWTAEQFDPSLDWGKIEKLKEMWGGKVILKGILDAEDAKMAAKVGADAITVSNHGGRQLDGALSSIRMLPQIMDAVGDEVEVHLDSGIRSGQDVLKALALGAKGTMIGRAFVYGLGAMGQKGVTTALEVIQKELDTTMALCGERNVADLGRHNLLVPEGFEGRWQD
- a CDS encoding ATP-binding protein, with product MPATATTADLRLALEQERAARQEAEAANQAKSAFLAVMSHEIRTPLNGVLGMAEVLADSGMREDQKQALDTIADSGNLLLTIVNDILDLSKVEAGKLELEMMPTCVTEVFHSLCRQFRPRVEAKGLSFTSVLSGLMAREEVWAELDPTRLTQVLGNLLANALKFTSEGAVTFTVHAREVTNGCVALDFRIRDTGSGIHAAQHKKLFSPFAQAEVSVNRLHGGTGLGLVVAQQICREMGGGIDFTSAAGEGSEFHVSLVLQSTEPSAEDPAQDELDWSNEVLQRHRWRVLAAEDNLTNQLVLRHLLKEFDLDLTILPDGAELCALWRAGGADLILMDVNMPVMDGVAATSEIRRAEREEGCAPVPIIAISANAMAHQIEGYLAQGMTAHVAKPTRKSDLVAAMARALAGSSLP